A stretch of DNA from Arthrobacter globiformis:
CGGCACCATTTCCCCCGCCCTGGTGGCTGCCCGCCGGTCCAGGTCGATTTCCAGGTCGTCCACGACGACGGTATGCGGCGCGCTCCCGCTGCTGCGCCCGGCACGCCTTGTGACAGCTTCGATCCGCGCCAGCAGTTCCACGAGCTTGACCGGCTTGACCAGATAGTCATCAGCACCGGAGCGCAGCCCGAGCACCACGCTGCGCTCGTCGTCGCGCGCAGTGAGGATCAGGATGGGGCAGTCGGTCACCTGACGAAGTTTCCGCAGCACATCCAGCCCGTCCATGTCGGGCAACCCCAGGTCCAGGAGGATCACCTCGAACCTGCGGTGCGTCAGGAGCGCATCAGCTCCGCGGGACACCCGTGTGGTCTTATGCCCGGCGGTGGCGACGGCTGCGGTCAGAGCGCCAGCCATGGCGTCGTCGTCCTCGACGATGAGCACTTCCATGGGCATGTCCCTTGTACGTTGATGCAAAGCCCGGCTGCTGAATCCGAGCGCGCAGTCCCGCAGCAAGAGCCGGCCCGTGCGCCCGGCCGCATAGTCCCTTCTGGAGATTACCGCTTTGCCAGCTTTTTCGCCCGCCGCAGGAGCAGACCCGCCTGCGGCAACCGCAAACCCGCCCCGAAACCTAAGGAAGTGTTAGGAAATCCCGTTCGCGTTGGTAGTGCGCTGGATCACCCCTAGTTTGGATAGGGTCCTCCGCGCTTCCGGGAGGCCGTTCTTGCTAAGGAAGGTTCATCGATGAGCACCCAGCACGCCGCGCCGCTGAATGAGGCAGCACAAACCCGCCGAGCCGTCGGCAACATCCTCAAAGGCTCCGCCGGAAACCTCGTGGAGTGGTACGACCTCTACGTCTACACCGTCTTCGCCGCTTACTTCCAGGCCCACTTCTTCAACTCCAAGGATGAACTCCAAGCTGGCCTGGAAGCGATGGCGGTGTTCTCGACGTCGTTCCTGATGCGTCCCATCGGCGCTTGGTTCTTCGGCCGGTACGCCGACCGCAACGGCCGGAAAGCGGCCCTGACCCTCAGCGTGACCCTGATGTCCGCCGGATCCTTTGCCATCGCCGTGCTGCCCACCACGCAGCAGGTCGGCGTCTGGGCCCTGGTGCTGCTGATCCTCATCCGCCTGGTCCAGGGCTTCTCCGTGGGCGGCGAATACGGTACCAGCGCCACCTACATGTCGGAGGCGGCCACCTCCAAACGCCGTGGCTTCTTCTCCAGCTTCCAGTACGTGACACTGGTGGGCGGCCAGATGCTGGCACTGCTGGTCCTCGTGATCCTGCAGAACGTCCTGGGCAAAGACATGCTCAACGAGTGGGGGTGGCGCATCCCGTTCGCCATCGGCGGCGTTGCTGCACTCGTCGTCCTCTGGCTCCGCCGGTCCATGGAAGAGACCGTCTCCGCAGACCAGATCCAGGCCGCCCGGGTTCCGGCCGCGGGCGAGGCGCAGCCGGGCACCATGAAGTTGCTTTTCACCCGGCACTGGAAGCCTCTGCTGGTCTGCATCGGCATCACTCTGGGCGGCACGGTTGCGTTCTACACCTACACCAACTTCATCCTGAAGTTCATGAACGATACGTCCGGCATCGCCAAAACGGACACGTCCGTGATCAACTTCTGGGCGCTGTTCATCTTCATGCTGCTCCAGCCCGTCTACGGCATCATTTCCGACAAAGTGGGCCGCAAGCCGCTGCTCCTCTGGTTCGGCATCACCGGCGTGCTCTTCACCTGGCCGCTGCTCTCCACGCTGTCCAACACCAAAGACCCCTTCACCGCCTTCCTGCTGATGATGGGCGGGCTGCTGATCGTCGGCGGTTACACGTCCATCAACGCCCTCGTGAAGGCGGAACTGTTCCCCGCCTCCATCCGCGCCCTCGGCGTCGGGCTGGGCTACGCGATTGCCAACTCACTCTTCGGCGGTACGGTGCCGCTGCTCGGCGCTGCCTTCCAGAAGGCCGAGCGCGTGGATCTCTTCTTCACCTACGTCACCGTGGCCATTGCCATCTCGCTGGCGGTTTACGTCTTCTGCCTGCGGAACAAGAAGTCCACCCACCTGGACCACGAACAGGGCCACGCCTGGTCGGCGGACCGCAAGGACGACGATAAGGACCTCGTGGACGCCTAGCGTCCAGGCGGCAAAGCTCCCAAGAGAGTACGGCGGCGGGTGGCCGGCAACGCGGTTCCGTACGGGGCGGGCCGGGCTCCCGCCGTCGTCGTCTGTCCGGCCCGCGTTCAGGCTGCCCTACTATATTGGGCCCTGTCAGTTGATCAACCTGTCAGCTGTCCCAGACGTTCGCGGGAGTATGCACTCATGGCCAAGGAACTCGCAGTCCAGCTCATTGAACAACTCCAGGCTGCCGGTGTGCAGCGGATCTACGGGATTGTGGGCGACAGCCTGAACCCCATCGTCGACGCGGTACGGCAGACCGGCGGAGCGGCCAAAGGCGGCATTGACTGGATCCATGTCCGGCATGAAGAGGCCGCAGCCTTCGCCGCCGCTGCCGAAGCCCAGCTGACAGGGAAGCTTGCCGTGTGTGCCGGCTCCTGCGGCCCCGGCAACCTGCACCTGATCAACGGCCTATACGACGCGAACCGCTCCGGCGCACCAGTTCTGGCCATCGCATCGCACATCCCGAGCAAGCAGATCGGCAGCGGCTTCTTCCAGGAAACCCATCCGGACCGGATCTTCAACGAATGCTCCGTCTACTCGGAGCTGATCAGCACGGCGGAACAGGCGCCGCGGGTGATGCACAGCGCGGTCCAGCACGCCGTGGCATTAGGCGGCGTCGCCGTCGTCACCCTTCCCGGCGACATCGCCGGGCTGGAGGCCACAGGCGAAACCCCGCTGCCCGCAAAGTTCCGGCCCGCCACGCTGACGCCGGCACCGGAAAGCATCCGTGAGCTCGCCGATGCCATCAATGCGGCGGGCAAGGTTGCCATTTTTGCCGGCGCGGGCACTCAGGGAGCCCATGACGAGGTCATTGGGCTCGCGGAACTGATCGGTGCGCCGGTCGGCCACACGCTGCGGGGCAAGGACTTCCTGCAGTACGACAATCCCTACGACATCGGCATGACCGGGCTGCTGGGGTATGGCGCCGCGGCGGAAGGGATCGAGGACGCGGACCTGCTGATCCTGCTGGGCACCGACTTTCCGTATGACCAGTTCCTGCCCGGCACCCGGACCGCCCAGGTGGACCGCGCCGCCCACCGGCTGGGCCGGCGGACCGACGTCGACATTGCCGTCCATGGCGACGTGCTGCCCACGCTCACCGCTCTGTTGCCCCTGCTGGAACGCAAAAAGAGCCGCCGCTTCCTCAACCAGATGCTCAAGAAGCATGACCGGCTCATGAACAAGGCCGTGGGCGCCTACACCCGCAAAGTGGAGAAGAAGCAGCCGATCCACCCGGAATACGCGGCCTCGCTCCTGGACCAAGTGGCGGCCGAGGACGCGATCTTCACGGCGGATACGGGGATGTGCAATGTCTGGACTGCCCGATACATCAATCCGCTGGGCACCCGCCGGCTGATCGGCTCCTACCTGCACGGCTCTATGGCCAATGCACTGCCGCACGCGATCGGGGCGCAGCTGGCGTACCCCGGACGGCAGGTCATCTCGGTTTCGGGCGACGGCGGCCTGTCCATGCTTCTCGGCGAGCTCATCACCGTGGCCGCGCACCGGTTGCCGGTCAACGTGGTGGTCTTCAACAACTCCACCCTGGGCATGGTCAAGCTGGAGATGCTGGTGGACGGCCTGCCG
This window harbors:
- a CDS encoding MFS transporter, translating into MSTQHAAPLNEAAQTRRAVGNILKGSAGNLVEWYDLYVYTVFAAYFQAHFFNSKDELQAGLEAMAVFSTSFLMRPIGAWFFGRYADRNGRKAALTLSVTLMSAGSFAIAVLPTTQQVGVWALVLLILIRLVQGFSVGGEYGTSATYMSEAATSKRRGFFSSFQYVTLVGGQMLALLVLVILQNVLGKDMLNEWGWRIPFAIGGVAALVVLWLRRSMEETVSADQIQAARVPAAGEAQPGTMKLLFTRHWKPLLVCIGITLGGTVAFYTYTNFILKFMNDTSGIAKTDTSVINFWALFIFMLLQPVYGIISDKVGRKPLLLWFGITGVLFTWPLLSTLSNTKDPFTAFLLMMGGLLIVGGYTSINALVKAELFPASIRALGVGLGYAIANSLFGGTVPLLGAAFQKAERVDLFFTYVTVAIAISLAVYVFCLRNKKSTHLDHEQGHAWSADRKDDDKDLVDA
- a CDS encoding pyruvate dehydrogenase — its product is MAKELAVQLIEQLQAAGVQRIYGIVGDSLNPIVDAVRQTGGAAKGGIDWIHVRHEEAAAFAAAAEAQLTGKLAVCAGSCGPGNLHLINGLYDANRSGAPVLAIASHIPSKQIGSGFFQETHPDRIFNECSVYSELISTAEQAPRVMHSAVQHAVALGGVAVVTLPGDIAGLEATGETPLPAKFRPATLTPAPESIRELADAINAAGKVAIFAGAGTQGAHDEVIGLAELIGAPVGHTLRGKDFLQYDNPYDIGMTGLLGYGAAAEGIEDADLLILLGTDFPYDQFLPGTRTAQVDRAAHRLGRRTDVDIAVHGDVLPTLTALLPLLERKKSRRFLNQMLKKHDRLMNKAVGAYTRKVEKKQPIHPEYAASLLDQVAAEDAIFTADTGMCNVWTARYINPLGTRRLIGSYLHGSMANALPHAIGAQLAYPGRQVISVSGDGGLSMLLGELITVAAHRLPVNVVVFNNSTLGMVKLEMLVDGLPDFGVDVPDADYAAVARALGFHAVRVTDPARIEDAYREAFAHPGPSLVELITDPKALSIPPKITGSQVLGFATAMSKVVLNRGAGEAVSMARSNLRNIPRR
- a CDS encoding response regulator transcription factor; amino-acid sequence: MEVLIVEDDDAMAGALTAAVATAGHKTTRVSRGADALLTHRRFEVILLDLGLPDMDGLDVLRKLRQVTDCPILILTARDDERSVVLGLRSGADDYLVKPVKLVELLARIEAVTRRAGRSSGSAPHTVVVDDLEIDLDRRAATRAGEMVPLTATEFELLALLARHAGSVVTREQILDALWGDAFLASSRSLDVHLTGLRAKLQKPGLIINVRGVGYRIEADPV